In a genomic window of Thermosynechococcus sp. CL-1:
- the nusB gene encoding transcription antitermination factor NusB, with amino-acid sequence MITARRVARELALLSAAQVLRQPKLLDESDCRSLILMAVRTLASDVRDTLEQAGTELSESQRLLNHSEFQLPHLKKAQMVLQDALNRAEKGLNKIGAALDLPEILYFAHQEEVQAYAIALLRCLQRHQTEIQELVNRSMVDWQLERLTHLDRAIIEMAVAEMRYLDVAKPVAINEAIELAKRYSDQGSHRFINGVLRRISEALDTAQAATGN; translated from the coding sequence ATGATTACTGCTCGTCGTGTTGCCCGTGAATTGGCGTTGCTCAGTGCCGCTCAAGTGTTACGCCAACCGAAACTGCTCGATGAAAGTGACTGCCGCAGCTTGATCCTGATGGCGGTACGGACGCTGGCGAGTGATGTGCGCGATACCCTCGAACAGGCCGGCACTGAACTCAGTGAAAGTCAGCGACTGCTCAACCATAGCGAGTTTCAGTTGCCCCACCTCAAAAAGGCACAGATGGTGCTTCAAGATGCCCTCAATCGGGCGGAAAAGGGCTTGAACAAAATAGGTGCTGCCCTCGATTTACCCGAAATTCTCTACTTTGCCCATCAAGAGGAAGTTCAAGCCTACGCGATCGCCCTACTGCGCTGTTTGCAGCGACACCAAACGGAGATTCAAGAACTGGTGAATCGCTCAATGGTGGATTGGCAACTGGAGCGACTGACACACTTAGATCGCGCCATTATTGAAATGGCCGTCGCAGAGATGCGCTATCTTGACGTGGCCAAGCCAGTGGCCATCAACGAAGCGATCGAACTGGCCAAACGCTACAGCGACCAAGGTAGTCATCGCTTTATCAATGGTGTGCTGCGGCGGATCAGTGAAGCCCTTGACACGGCTCAGGCGGCCACTGGTAACTGA
- the dnaJ gene encoding molecular chaperone DnaJ, which translates to MARDFYEILGVSRSADAEELKRAYRRLARKYHPDVNKEPGAEEKFKEINRAYEVLSDPQARANYDRFGEAGVSGVGAAGFSDFGIGDMGGFADIFETFFGGGFGGFTSSGRRSQGPTRGEDLRYDLKLEFREAVFGGEKEIRINHLETCKTCQGTGAKPGTRPVTCSTCGGIGQVRRSARTPFGSFTQLTTCPTCGGSGEVIESRCESCGGQGHIQVSKKLKITIPAGVDNGTRLRVSGEGDAGLRGGPPGDLYVYLFVEPDPEFQREGNNILSRIKISYLQAILGCRIPVSTVDGEAELKIPAGTQPGTVFILEGRGVPRVGNPVARGDHLITVDVEIPTHITHEERELLEKLAKIRGERMGKGGLEGFLGSLFGG; encoded by the coding sequence ATGGCTCGTGATTTCTATGAGATCTTAGGTGTCTCACGCTCTGCGGATGCTGAAGAATTAAAACGAGCCTATCGGCGCTTGGCTCGCAAGTATCACCCCGATGTCAATAAAGAACCGGGCGCTGAAGAAAAGTTCAAGGAAATCAACCGCGCCTACGAGGTGCTCTCGGATCCCCAAGCGCGAGCCAACTACGATCGCTTTGGTGAAGCCGGGGTCAGTGGCGTCGGGGCTGCTGGCTTCAGTGACTTTGGCATTGGTGACATGGGCGGCTTCGCCGATATTTTTGAAACCTTCTTTGGGGGTGGATTTGGTGGATTTACCAGCAGTGGGCGGCGGTCACAGGGGCCAACCCGCGGTGAAGATCTGCGCTATGACCTCAAACTAGAATTTCGCGAAGCTGTTTTTGGCGGTGAGAAGGAAATTCGCATTAATCATTTGGAAACCTGTAAAACCTGTCAAGGCACAGGGGCCAAACCCGGCACACGGCCAGTCACTTGTAGTACCTGTGGTGGCATCGGTCAAGTGCGGCGATCGGCACGCACTCCCTTCGGCAGTTTTACCCAATTGACCACCTGTCCGACCTGTGGCGGTTCGGGGGAAGTGATTGAATCTCGCTGTGAGTCCTGTGGCGGCCAAGGCCACATCCAAGTCAGCAAAAAATTGAAAATTACGATTCCTGCGGGGGTGGATAATGGCACCCGGCTGCGGGTCTCAGGGGAAGGAGATGCCGGTCTGCGCGGAGGCCCTCCCGGCGATCTCTACGTCTATCTTTTTGTCGAACCCGATCCCGAGTTTCAGCGCGAAGGCAACAACATCCTATCGCGGATTAAAATTAGCTACCTGCAAGCGATTCTGGGCTGTCGGATTCCCGTGAGTACCGTGGATGGCGAAGCAGAACTGAAGATTCCCGCAGGCACCCAACCCGGTACGGTGTTCATCCTAGAAGGCCGAGGCGTCCCCCGTGTGGGCAATCCTGTGGCGCGGGGCGATCACCTCATTACCGTTGATGTCGAAATTCCCACCCATATCACCCATGAAGAGCGAGAACTGCTGGAGAAATTGGCCAAGATTCGCGGCGAGCGTATGGGCAAAGGCGGTCTAGAGGGCTTCCTCGGCAGCTTGTTTGGTGGTTAG
- the murA gene encoding UDP-N-acetylglucosamine 1-carboxyvinyltransferase, which translates to MLTSTATPLTTEQAHLKIQGGYRLSGEVRISGAKNSALVLMAGALLAADTTILHAVPDLADIRRLGEILQALGVKVQRLGSEAIAIDATELNTNDPPYRLVSQLRASFFAIGPLVARLGIARVPLPGGCAIGARPVELHVRGLQAMGAEVTIDHGVVTASAPKLKGTRIYLDYPSVGATETLMMAATLAEGETTIENAAQEPEVVDLANFCIAMGAKIYGAGTNSITIVGVDRLHGTEYEIIPDRIEAGTFLLAAAVTRSAITLAPVIPSHLTPVIAKLAEMGATVEFPDPTRVRFTPAQRYRATDIETLPYPGFPTDMQALMMTLLAISEGNSLVSETVFENRFGHVAELNRMGADIRVKGNHAAIRGVPYLSGAPVTGTDLRATAALVVAGLAAHGETHVYGLQHLDRGYWQIEAKLRGLGAQLERYIPNAAPSPVF; encoded by the coding sequence ATGCTAACCTCGACCGCAACGCCGCTGACCACAGAGCAGGCACATCTCAAGATTCAGGGGGGCTATCGGTTATCGGGGGAGGTGAGGATTAGCGGAGCCAAGAATTCAGCATTAGTCTTGATGGCGGGGGCACTCTTAGCAGCGGATACAACAATTCTCCATGCAGTGCCTGACTTGGCGGATATTCGTCGCCTTGGGGAAATTTTACAGGCATTGGGGGTCAAGGTACAACGCCTCGGTAGTGAAGCGATCGCCATTGATGCCACGGAATTAAATACCAATGATCCCCCCTATCGCTTGGTCAGCCAACTGCGGGCGAGTTTCTTTGCCATTGGTCCATTGGTGGCACGGTTGGGGATTGCTCGTGTTCCCTTGCCTGGCGGCTGCGCTATTGGCGCTCGTCCGGTGGAACTGCATGTGCGCGGTCTGCAAGCGATGGGAGCCGAAGTCACGATTGACCACGGTGTTGTTACCGCCAGTGCCCCCAAACTGAAGGGAACCCGCATCTATTTGGACTATCCCAGCGTTGGTGCAACGGAAACCCTGATGATGGCCGCCACCCTTGCCGAGGGGGAAACCACGATTGAAAATGCCGCTCAAGAACCGGAAGTGGTGGATTTGGCCAACTTCTGTATCGCCATGGGGGCAAAAATCTATGGCGCAGGCACCAATTCGATCACCATTGTCGGGGTCGATCGCCTCCACGGCACTGAATACGAAATTATCCCCGATCGCATCGAAGCGGGCACATTTCTCTTGGCGGCTGCTGTCACTCGCTCGGCCATTACCCTCGCACCCGTGATTCCTAGCCACCTGACTCCCGTTATCGCCAAACTTGCAGAAATGGGAGCAACGGTTGAATTTCCCGATCCCACCCGTGTCCGCTTTACCCCTGCGCAGCGCTATCGTGCCACCGACATTGAAACGCTCCCCTACCCTGGCTTTCCCACGGATATGCAGGCCCTGATGATGACGTTGCTGGCCATCAGTGAGGGGAATAGTTTAGTCAGCGAAACGGTGTTTGAAAATCGCTTTGGCCATGTGGCTGAACTCAATCGCATGGGCGCCGACATTCGCGTCAAGGGAAATCACGCCGCCATCCGAGGGGTGCCCTATCTTTCGGGTGCACCGGTAACAGGTACGGATTTGCGTGCCACAGCGGCTTTAGTCGTTGCTGGACTGGCTGCCCACGGCGAAACCCACGTCTATGGCTTGCAGCACTTAGATCGGGGCTACTGGCAAATTGAAGCCAAGCTGCGGGGTTTGGGTGCACAGCTAGAGCGCTATATTCCGAATGCAGCGCCTTCTCCAGTTTTTTAG
- a CDS encoding glycogen/starch/alpha-glucan phosphorylase yields the protein MNSSSTPNGHPVYSVSHTNPAANDEHCDLYIESDRTGMTVQTLKRAFVDNLHYIQGKDAMFATPYDYFMALAYTVRDRLLHRRIKTAQTYFEQDAKVVYYLSAEFLIGRLLLNNLINVGLYEQTKQAMTDFGLDLNELMDREPEPGLGNGGLGRLAACFLDSLATLEIPAVGYGIRYEYGIFEQIITNGWQHEVPDNWLRFGNPWEIARPDYNVEVKFGGHTEAYTDVQGHYRVRWVPSTTVFGTPYDTPIPGYGKNTVNTLRLWSARAAQDFNLQVFNAGDYTQAVSEKTFSENISKVLYPNDNTPQGKELRLRQQYFFVSCSLQDIIRLYLRRHTSFDAFPDKVAIQLNDTHPAIGVAELMRLLVDEYQLPWEKAWDITQRTFAYTNHTLLAEALERWSVELFAQLLPRHLEIIYEINYRFLNEIRQRYPGNIARLARMSLIEEGHPKQVRMAHLACVGSHTVNGVAELHTELIKQELMRDFYEMYPNKFQNKTNGITPRRWLLMSNPRLASLITETLKSDRWITHLEDLRGLEPYATDPAFQAKWQQIKQANKERLAEYIWRHNQIEVDPYSLFDIQVKRIHEYKRQHLAVLHIITLYEQIKANPNIDIQPRTFIFGGKAAPGYFMAKMIIKLINAVGDMVNHDRDVNGRLRVVFLSNYSVSLGEMTYPAADLSEQISTAGKEASGTGNMKFALNGALTIGTLDGANVEIRQEVGAENFFLFGLTAQGVMSLKAEGYNPREYYNSNPMLKKVIDSLISDYFNPREPGLFEPIVSSLLNEDPYMLLADYQSYVDCQQRVAQAFREKSHWTQMSILNVARMGKFSSDRTIAEYCKDIWHVKPVPVSLDTCRPAFRPSRINQASSL from the coding sequence ATGAATAGTTCCTCCACTCCTAACGGTCATCCTGTTTATTCAGTTTCCCACACCAACCCTGCTGCCAACGACGAACACTGCGATTTGTATATCGAGAGCGATCGCACAGGGATGACAGTGCAAACCCTGAAGCGCGCCTTTGTGGATAACCTGCACTACATCCAAGGCAAGGATGCCATGTTTGCCACGCCCTACGATTACTTCATGGCACTGGCCTACACGGTGCGCGATCGCCTGCTGCATCGACGGATTAAAACTGCCCAAACCTATTTTGAGCAGGATGCGAAGGTGGTCTATTACCTGTCGGCAGAGTTTCTCATTGGTCGCTTGCTCCTGAATAACCTGATTAACGTCGGCCTCTATGAGCAAACCAAACAGGCCATGACCGACTTTGGCTTAGATCTCAATGAACTCATGGATCGCGAACCTGAACCAGGCTTAGGAAATGGCGGCCTAGGACGGTTGGCGGCTTGTTTCCTCGACTCCTTAGCCACCCTCGAAATTCCCGCCGTTGGCTACGGCATTCGCTACGAGTATGGGATTTTCGAGCAAATCATCACCAATGGCTGGCAGCACGAAGTCCCCGACAACTGGCTGCGCTTTGGTAACCCTTGGGAGATTGCCCGGCCCGACTACAATGTCGAAGTTAAGTTTGGCGGCCACACCGAAGCCTACACCGATGTCCAAGGGCACTACCGGGTGCGGTGGGTTCCTAGCACTACCGTTTTTGGCACGCCCTACGATACGCCAATTCCAGGCTATGGCAAAAATACGGTGAATACGCTCCGTCTGTGGAGTGCTCGTGCAGCGCAGGACTTTAACCTTCAGGTGTTCAACGCCGGTGACTACACCCAAGCGGTCTCGGAAAAAACCTTTAGTGAGAATATCTCGAAGGTTCTTTACCCCAACGACAACACTCCCCAAGGCAAGGAGCTGCGCCTGCGGCAACAGTATTTCTTTGTCTCCTGTTCGTTGCAGGACATTATTCGCCTTTACCTGCGGCGGCACACCAGCTTTGATGCCTTCCCCGACAAAGTAGCCATTCAGCTCAACGATACCCACCCTGCCATTGGTGTGGCTGAACTGATGCGATTGCTGGTGGATGAGTACCAACTCCCGTGGGAAAAAGCGTGGGACATTACCCAGCGCACTTTTGCCTACACCAACCATACCCTGCTGGCGGAAGCCCTTGAACGCTGGTCGGTGGAACTTTTTGCGCAACTACTGCCGCGCCACCTTGAAATTATTTACGAGATTAACTACCGCTTCCTCAACGAGATTCGCCAACGCTATCCCGGCAACATTGCCCGCTTAGCACGCATGTCCTTGATTGAGGAAGGTCATCCCAAGCAGGTGCGCATGGCGCATTTGGCCTGTGTCGGCAGCCATACGGTCAACGGGGTCGCCGAACTGCACACAGAGCTGATCAAGCAGGAGCTGATGCGGGACTTCTACGAGATGTACCCCAACAAGTTCCAGAACAAAACCAATGGCATTACCCCCCGCCGTTGGCTATTGATGAGTAATCCCCGCTTGGCCAGCCTGATTACCGAAACACTGAAGAGCGATCGCTGGATTACCCACCTTGAAGACCTGCGCGGCCTAGAACCCTACGCCACGGATCCTGCCTTTCAGGCCAAGTGGCAGCAAATCAAGCAAGCCAACAAAGAACGCCTAGCGGAGTACATTTGGCGCCACAACCAGATTGAGGTGGATCCCTATTCCCTGTTTGACATTCAAGTGAAGCGGATCCATGAGTACAAGCGGCAGCACTTGGCGGTGCTCCACATTATTACCCTCTACGAACAAATCAAGGCCAACCCCAACATTGACATTCAGCCGCGCACATTTATTTTTGGTGGCAAGGCAGCCCCCGGCTACTTCATGGCCAAGATGATCATTAAGCTGATCAATGCGGTGGGGGATATGGTCAACCATGATCGGGATGTCAATGGCCGTCTGCGGGTCGTGTTCCTCAGTAACTATTCCGTTTCCCTTGGGGAAATGACCTATCCTGCGGCTGATCTTTCAGAGCAGATCTCCACCGCTGGTAAGGAGGCCTCCGGCACCGGCAATATGAAATTTGCCCTCAATGGCGCCCTGACGATTGGTACTCTGGATGGGGCAAATGTGGAAATTCGCCAAGAGGTGGGGGCAGAGAACTTCTTCCTCTTTGGTTTGACGGCGCAAGGGGTAATGAGCCTGAAAGCTGAGGGCTACAATCCCCGCGAGTACTACAACAGCAACCCAATGCTCAAGAAAGTGATTGACAGCCTGATTTCCGACTACTTCAATCCGCGTGAGCCGGGGCTATTTGAACCGATTGTCAGTTCCCTGCTCAACGAAGATCCCTATATGCTGTTGGCGGACTACCAATCCTATGTGGACTGTCAGCAACGGGTTGCCCAAGCCTTCCGCGAGAAGAGCCACTGGACACAGATGTCTATTCTCAATGTGGCGCGCATGGGCAAATTCTCTAGCGATCGCACGATTGCGGAGTACTGCAAAGACATCTGGCACGTCAAACCCGTCCCCGTTTCCCTAGATACCTGTCGGCCCGCTTTTCGCCCCAGTCGCATCAATCAAGCCAGTAGTCTTTAG
- a CDS encoding class I SAM-dependent methyltransferase, which yields MILNPYQRTKLDSRSDALFYAAPRFVTHVDDFFLARLTNLYREYLQPQMRVLDLMSSWVSHLPPELSFAEVVGHGMNAAELARNPRLDRYFVQNLNEALALPLEEASFDAVLMAVSVQYLQYPEATFTEIARILKPQGVVIVSFSNRMFFEKAIQAWREGTEGDRVRLVQTYIDSIPSLKVVKTQLPRRWPWLGFTDPFYAVVGQKQSA from the coding sequence ATGATTCTCAATCCCTACCAGCGCACGAAACTGGATAGCCGCAGCGATGCTCTCTTTTACGCGGCGCCGCGCTTTGTTACCCACGTGGATGATTTCTTTCTGGCGCGCCTCACAAATCTCTACCGCGAATACCTGCAGCCACAAATGCGGGTTTTGGACTTAATGAGTAGTTGGGTGTCCCATCTACCACCAGAGCTATCCTTTGCGGAGGTGGTGGGTCATGGGATGAATGCGGCGGAGCTAGCCCGCAACCCTCGGCTGGATCGCTACTTTGTCCAGAACCTCAATGAAGCGTTGGCCTTGCCCCTAGAGGAGGCCAGTTTTGATGCCGTGCTGATGGCGGTGTCGGTGCAGTACCTCCAGTATCCTGAGGCCACTTTTACAGAAATTGCCCGTATCCTCAAACCCCAAGGGGTGGTCATTGTCAGCTTCTCGAATCGCATGTTTTTTGAGAAGGCGATTCAGGCGTGGCGCGAGGGTACCGAGGGCGATCGCGTGCGCTTGGTGCAAACCTACATTGATAGCATTCCCTCCCTCAAGGTGGTAAAAACCCAGCTGCCCCGTCGCTGGCCTTGGCTGGGATTCACCGATCCCTTCTATGCTGTCGTGGGTCAAAAGCAGTCGGCGTGA
- a CDS encoding M48 family metallopeptidase — translation MLTEVLTALDQGNFQQAEKLLATLPPEDPRVLLCRGQLYLKTERLEEAESDFRQLLRLNCGPKLTQMARRGLEKIEQIRQQQRQQAILATHAVVGVEQQGVLVLEGVAASEQRTILARLLATMFKIDPYTARLLIPSRGWRLIRTGNFAELRVYCQELKQQGFTLFCVPFEALTATPVLQVRYFVALEPQPRVVCTTSLSPEPVALTFTWSQVSQRVEGLLPIFEQVFDRDRQGKVTRKEQIQDHAQCCDLHLFQQNQILRFYRGGYQFHQGIPLNQVAEVIQSDLDLDQNTSWVKWRQLSSLWQQHCGDRPVWQDFTSFAETALDFTELLSKIPPHINLFRREESPWDAAFMLYSSLAFHRDRSGSNR, via the coding sequence ATGCTGACTGAGGTTTTGACAGCACTGGATCAAGGAAATTTTCAACAGGCAGAAAAATTGCTGGCCACCTTGCCTCCTGAGGATCCCCGTGTCCTCCTGTGCCGAGGTCAACTCTATCTCAAGACAGAGCGGCTAGAGGAGGCGGAGTCAGACTTTCGCCAATTACTGCGGCTGAACTGTGGCCCCAAGCTGACGCAAATGGCTCGGCGTGGCCTCGAAAAAATTGAGCAAATTCGCCAACAGCAGCGGCAACAGGCCATTTTAGCAACCCATGCCGTGGTGGGAGTCGAGCAGCAGGGCGTTCTGGTCTTGGAGGGGGTGGCTGCCTCTGAGCAGCGGACGATCCTCGCCCGTCTTTTGGCCACCATGTTTAAGATTGACCCCTACACGGCGCGACTGTTGATTCCGTCGCGGGGCTGGCGTTTGATCCGCACGGGCAATTTTGCGGAACTCAGGGTCTATTGCCAAGAACTGAAACAGCAGGGGTTTACCCTCTTTTGTGTCCCCTTTGAGGCACTGACAGCCACACCCGTCTTGCAGGTGCGTTATTTTGTGGCCTTGGAGCCACAGCCGCGTGTGGTGTGTACCACTTCGCTCTCGCCAGAGCCAGTGGCGTTAACGTTTACTTGGTCGCAGGTGAGCCAGCGGGTAGAGGGGTTGCTGCCGATTTTTGAGCAGGTGTTCGATCGCGATCGCCAAGGAAAAGTCACCCGTAAAGAACAAATTCAGGATCATGCCCAGTGCTGTGATCTCCACCTCTTTCAGCAAAATCAAATCCTGCGCTTTTATCGCGGCGGTTACCAGTTTCACCAAGGGATTCCCCTCAATCAAGTGGCAGAGGTGATCCAGAGTGATTTGGATTTGGATCAAAATACCTCATGGGTGAAGTGGCGGCAGTTATCGAGTCTGTGGCAGCAGCACTGTGGCGATCGCCCCGTGTGGCAAGACTTTACCAGTTTTGCCGAAACCGCCTTGGACTTTACGGAACTCCTGAGTAAAATTCCCCCCCACATTAACCTCTTTCGCCGTGAGGAAAGTCCTTGGGATGCCGCCTTCATGCTCTACAGCAGTTTGGCCTTTCACCGTGACCGCAGTGGCAGCAACCGCTAA
- a CDS encoding AmpG family muropeptide MFS transporter encodes MAGIGAALRVFQSRKMAALLLLGFSSGLPLFLTSRTLQAWMTVEGIDLTAIGLFSLVGLPYSLKFLWSPLLDRYTIPFLGRRRGWLLLIQVLLLGAIALMAVQDPSTSLRLLAVNAFAIAFLSASQDIAVDAYRADVLEPLEMGAGAGIYVLGYRIALLVTGSLALILADQLPWPVVYVLMALLMLVGMVTTLWAPEPEVHPPAPPSLAQAVIRPFLDFFQRYGWGTGLIILLFICLYRLGDALTGNMMTPFLLQQGFSQTQIGAVQGGVGLIATIVGALAGGAAISQIGIHRALWIMGGLQASSNVSYFVLANVGANPTVMVAAISIDNFCAGLAIAALTALLMSLCNPQFSATQYALLSSLFAFSRDVLAAPAGKAAEIMGWPLFFLFTIGAALPALLLLPFFAPWQAKPAFPRPGSDD; translated from the coding sequence ATGGCGGGAATCGGCGCAGCTCTACGGGTGTTTCAAAGTCGCAAAATGGCGGCCCTGCTCTTGTTGGGCTTTTCCTCAGGGTTACCCCTGTTTCTCACCAGCCGAACACTGCAGGCATGGATGACCGTTGAGGGCATTGACTTGACCGCCATTGGCCTTTTTAGCCTCGTGGGGTTGCCCTACTCACTGAAGTTTCTCTGGTCACCCTTGCTAGATCGCTATACAATTCCCTTTTTGGGACGGCGGCGGGGCTGGTTACTGCTCATTCAGGTGCTCCTCTTGGGGGCGATCGCCCTAATGGCGGTACAGGATCCCAGTACGAGCCTGCGGCTGTTGGCAGTGAATGCCTTCGCCATTGCTTTTTTGAGCGCCAGCCAAGATATTGCGGTGGATGCCTACCGTGCCGATGTCCTAGAACCCCTTGAAATGGGGGCGGGTGCGGGTATTTACGTCCTTGGCTATCGCATTGCGCTCTTGGTCACGGGTTCCCTAGCCCTGATTCTTGCCGATCAACTGCCTTGGCCCGTGGTTTACGTCCTGATGGCGCTGCTGATGCTCGTGGGCATGGTCACGACCCTTTGGGCACCGGAACCCGAAGTCCATCCCCCGGCTCCTCCTTCATTGGCGCAAGCAGTGATTCGCCCCTTCCTTGATTTTTTCCAGCGCTACGGCTGGGGAACGGGGCTGATTATTCTGCTCTTTATCTGCCTCTACCGCTTGGGGGATGCCCTCACAGGGAACATGATGACCCCTTTCCTGTTGCAGCAGGGCTTTAGCCAAACCCAAATTGGTGCGGTGCAAGGGGGTGTCGGGCTGATTGCCACCATTGTTGGTGCCCTTGCCGGCGGGGCGGCCATCAGTCAAATCGGTATTCACCGTGCTCTTTGGATCATGGGGGGATTGCAAGCTTCTAGCAATGTCTCCTATTTTGTTTTGGCCAATGTGGGTGCCAATCCAACGGTGATGGTGGCCGCCATTAGTATTGATAACTTCTGTGCCGGACTGGCGATCGCGGCTCTAACGGCACTCTTAATGAGCCTGTGCAACCCTCAATTTAGTGCAACACAGTATGCCCTGCTCTCCAGTTTGTTTGCCTTTAGTCGGGATGTGTTGGCAGCGCCCGCGGGTAAAGCGGCAGAGATCATGGGCTGGCCGCTCTTTTTTCTCTTTACGATTGGTGCTGCCCTACCGGCACTTCTCCTCCTGCCGTTTTTTGCCCCTTGGCAAGCGAAGCCAGCCTTTCCCCGCCCCGGCAGTGATGACTGA
- a CDS encoding DUF502 domain-containing protein — translation MLHRLQQAIKNDLIAGLLVVIPLATTIWLSISVSSWVLDLLTRIPKQVNPFKTWHPLLVDLLNVAVGIVVPLTGILLIGLMARNIFGQWLLNTGESILKRIPLAGTIYKVLQQLLETILRDSRDRFRRVVLVEYPRPGLWAVAFVTGTINGSLQTVFSEPMLSLFIPSSPNPTTGWYVIASERDVRDLDISIEDAFKLIISGGIVTPGSVPTSTLPPAPASLR, via the coding sequence GTGCTGCACCGACTCCAACAAGCAATTAAAAATGATCTCATTGCTGGTCTGCTGGTGGTGATCCCGCTGGCAACAACGATTTGGCTATCGATTTCTGTTTCCAGTTGGGTCTTGGATCTCCTCACCCGTATTCCTAAGCAGGTGAACCCCTTCAAAACATGGCACCCCCTGTTGGTGGATCTGCTCAATGTGGCGGTGGGGATTGTTGTGCCCTTAACAGGGATCTTGCTCATTGGCTTGATGGCACGCAATATCTTTGGCCAGTGGCTGTTGAACACAGGTGAGAGCATTCTCAAGCGCATCCCCTTGGCGGGCACTATTTATAAAGTGCTGCAACAACTCCTAGAGACGATTCTGCGGGACTCGCGCGATCGCTTTCGCCGAGTAGTGCTCGTAGAATACCCGCGGCCGGGTCTGTGGGCCGTGGCCTTTGTCACTGGCACGATTAATGGTTCATTGCAAACGGTTTTTTCCGAGCCAATGTTGAGTCTATTTATCCCCTCATCGCCTAACCCCACCACCGGTTGGTATGTGATTGCCAGTGAGCGGGATGTGCGAGATTTGGATATTTCGATCGAGGATGCCTTTAAGCTGATTATTTCCGGGGGGATTGTCACACCGGGATCAGTTCCGACCTCGACCCTGCCCCCCGCCCCTGCGTCGTTGCGTTAA
- the aroB gene encoding 3-dehydroquinate synthase — protein MTTLIPVPLGEHAYRIAIGVNTRRQLPALLAEYTPLTPKAPALIVSNPQIWQHYGTDVQEALTQAGWQVTPCILPAGERYKTLRTVEKIYDAALSQRLERGSTLFALGGGVIGDMTGFAAATWLRGIAVVQIPTSLLAMVDAAIGGKTGVNHPQGKNLIGAFHQPRLVVIDPDVLATLPPREFRAGMAEVIKYGVIWDTELFDLLSQLPRLDRMAALPTEQLLQILQRSCQVKVDVVSKDEREAGLRAILNYGHTIGHALESMGNYRLLNHGEAVAIGMIAAGELAVALGYWSVEAAAAQRALILKAKLPTTIPPHFDVEGLLALLQHDKKVQAQQVRFILPTAIGHVDIFDQVPTELIRETLHRLQA, from the coding sequence ATGACGACGCTGATTCCCGTTCCCCTTGGTGAGCACGCCTACCGCATTGCCATTGGTGTCAACACACGGCGGCAGTTGCCTGCACTGTTGGCCGAATATACGCCGTTGACGCCGAAAGCACCCGCCCTCATCGTTTCCAATCCGCAAATTTGGCAGCACTACGGCACGGATGTGCAAGAGGCATTAACGCAAGCAGGCTGGCAGGTCACCCCCTGTATTCTGCCAGCAGGGGAACGCTACAAAACCCTCAGAACCGTCGAAAAGATCTATGATGCGGCCCTGAGTCAGCGTTTAGAGCGGGGTTCCACCCTCTTTGCCCTTGGCGGTGGCGTCATTGGCGACATGACTGGCTTTGCAGCGGCCACTTGGCTGCGGGGGATTGCCGTGGTTCAGATTCCCACCAGTCTCTTGGCGATGGTGGATGCGGCGATTGGCGGGAAAACAGGGGTGAACCATCCCCAGGGCAAAAATCTCATCGGTGCCTTTCATCAACCCCGTCTTGTGGTCATTGATCCCGATGTTTTGGCAACCCTGCCCCCCAGAGAATTCCGGGCTGGTATGGCAGAGGTGATTAAGTATGGTGTGATTTGGGATACTGAGCTGTTTGATTTGTTGAGTCAGCTGCCGCGCTTGGATCGCATGGCTGCTTTGCCTACTGAGCAGTTGCTCCAAATTCTGCAGCGTTCCTGCCAAGTGAAGGTGGATGTGGTCAGCAAGGATGAGCGCGAAGCCGGACTGCGGGCCATTTTGAATTACGGGCACACCATTGGCCATGCCCTTGAAAGTATGGGCAACTATCGTCTTTTGAACCACGGCGAGGCTGTGGCCATTGGCATGATTGCCGCTGGAGAACTGGCGGTGGCCTTGGGGTATTGGTCAGTAGAAGCCGCCGCCGCCCAACGGGCATTGATTCTCAAAGCAAAACTACCGACAACGATCCCGCCTCACTTTGATGTCGAGGGACTGCTGGCACTCCTCCAGCATGACAAGAAGGTTCAGGCACAACAGGTGCGGTTTATTCTCCCCACTGCCATTGGCCATGTGGACATTTTTGATCAGGTGCCGACCGAACTGATTCGGGAGACGCTTCATCGCCTCCAAGCCTAG